ATCGAATATTCTCATCCGAAAATAATGAAAAGTTCACTCAAGGCGAACTGATCGGTATTTTGAATGAATTCATGACCGACAAGGATACATTAGTCGGCGCCGCTGGAAGCCTTCCGGGCGATCTGCATAAACTATGGCGGGCGGAGAACGGCGAACATTACCACATGGAATATGGCTATTCATGTATGGGATATGAAATTGCCGGTGGTTTGGGTGTAAAGTTTGCAAAAGAGGAGGGTGATGTTTTCGTTATGGTCGGAGACGGCTCTTACCTTATGATGCACACTGAGATTGTCACGTCTCTTCAGGAAAATAAGAAGATTATTCTTATCATCGTGAATAATCATGGTTATGGTAGTATCGATGGTCTGTCGAAAAGCCTCGGAAGTTTGGGATTTGGAAATAAGTTACGGCATCGAGACGCAAAGACGGGAAAACTAACGGGTGATTTTCTTGAAATCGACTTTGTAGAGAATATCATTTCCCTCGGCGCTGAAGGCATCAAAGCCGGAACACGCGAAGAGTTTATTTCCGCGCTGAAACAGGCTAGGGGAAATGAAAAGACCACGGCAATCGTCATTGAACTTGAACCATCTGATGTTCCCGGCTACGAATCATGGTGGGATGTTCCGATAGCGGAAGTTTCAGATATGAAGACGGTACAGGAAGCGCGAAAGGAATATGAGGAAAAAGTAAAGAAAGAACGGTATTTTTAGTGAGTCAGCAGAATGTAAAATTGGGAATCGCACCTATCAATTGGTCGAATGACGATATTCACGAGCTGGGAGCGGACATTTCGCTTGACAGATGTCTATCCGAGATGCAGGAAGCAGGATATGCGGGAACGGAATTAGGGCATAAGTATCCAACCGAAGTCAGCGCCCTAAAACCATTGCTCACGAAATATGAATTAACATTAGCCTCTAAGTGGCATTCCACTTTTTTTGTCGAGAACAACGATTTGGAAGCCGAGCTGTCCGGGATTAAAGAGAGCCTTGAATTTCTCTCGGCAATGGGAACAAATGTAATAAACATTGCGGAGTGCAGCGGGAGTGTCCATAGCGAAAGGAATATGCCTTTATCAAATAAACCGGTCTTTGATGACAGAGAATGGGATCGTCTCATTACAGGCTTAAAAAAAACCGGTGAATTATGCGATACTTATGGGATATTCCCTGCTTACCACCACCATATGGGAACCGGAGTTCAGACTGAAGAGGA
This genomic interval from Candidatus Neomarinimicrobiota bacterium contains the following:
- the iolE gene encoding myo-inosose-2 dehydratase, whose product is MSQQNVKLGIAPINWSNDDIHELGADISLDRCLSEMQEAGYAGTELGHKYPTEVSALKPLLTKYELTLASKWHSTFFVENNDLEAELSGIKESLEFLSAMGTNVINIAECSGSVHSERNMPLSNKPVFDDREWDRLITGLKKTGELCDTYGIFPAYHHHMGTGVQTEEEIDRLMSSTADDKVYLCADSGHMLFSGFAPLPVFERYMDRIRHIHLKDIRENVMTKMLDEDASFLDSVIEGVFTVPGDGMIDFNPIFDVIMGSNYNGWMIVEAEGDPAKTNPLKYAKIAKRYINELVNV